Proteins from a genomic interval of Bos mutus isolate GX-2022 chromosome 15, NWIPB_WYAK_1.1, whole genome shotgun sequence:
- the LOC102280192 gene encoding LOW QUALITY PROTEIN: nicotinamide N-methyltransferase-like (The sequence of the model RefSeq protein was modified relative to this genomic sequence to represent the inferred CDS: inserted 1 base in 1 codon): MSGVVIHVCWFVCFRVKGPEKEKLSRAVEQVLKCNMTQSWLLRAICLPLADCLLSTLCLDATYLRLPACHMALKNRSSLLKSGAFLVLVDALKSSDYVIGEQRXSSLCLGPEAVEAAVGEAGYTIQQFEVISQSYSSAMADNEGLFFLVGWKLSTSV, from the exons ATGAGTGGGGTAGTCATCCATGTATGTTGGTTTGTGTGTTTCAGAGTCAAGGGGCCAGAGAAGGAGAAGTTGAGCCGGGCAGTCGAGCAGGTCCTGAAGTGTAACATGACTCAGAGCTGGCTGCTGAGGGCCATCTGCCTGCCCCTGGCCGACTGCCTGCTCAGCACGCTGTGCCTAGATGCCACCTACCTGCGCCTCCCTGCCTGCCACATGGCCCTTAAGAACCGCAGCAGCCTGCTGAAGTCGGGGGCCTTCCTGGTGCTCGTGGATGCCCTGAAGAGCAGTGACTACGTGATCGGGGAGCAGA CCTCCAGCCTCTGTCTGGGCCCGGAGGCAGTGGAGGCTGCTGTCGGGGAGGCTGGCTACACCATCCAGCAGTTTGAGGTGATCTCCCAGAGTTACTCTTCCGCCATGGCTGACAACGAAGGGCTTTTCTTCTTGGTGGGGTGGAAGTTGAGCACATCTGTATGA